Proteins from a genomic interval of Quercus lobata isolate SW786 chromosome 11, ValleyOak3.0 Primary Assembly, whole genome shotgun sequence:
- the LOC115968856 gene encoding putative disease resistance protein RGA3 translates to MADAILYGVVRKIIESLGSSTLKQIGSIWGVKDDLEKMNNTVLAIQAVLEDAEQQVQNHQDEHWLMKLREVVFDADDLLSDFSTHVFRRKVMGGDKMAKKVRVFFSSSNQIVFSLKMACKIKAMRERLNDIAYNRNNFQLIQRPLETQAVTRERETKLAMGERETHSFVRKEEVIGREEDKMAIIGLLQDSDVEKNVSFIAIVGIGGLGKSTLAQYIYNDEMVNAHFELKMWVCVSDVFDVKTIVENMITSATKKKPESLLMEHLQDELRIILNQKIYLLALDDVWNENKATWGKLKALLLDGKKGSKVVITTRTKLVADVTSPFSQYYLRGLSDDQSWALLKQMAFEEGKETINSDFEVIAQGLIQSPDENLLLVDVADDYFKELLWRSFFQEVGEDEGMTRRFKMHDLIHDLAQSVSKKRTRGFQMGRMEGRRKLILDDSKVGTQGSSRQNMADSTMDDEKTKK, encoded by the exons ATGGCCGATGCAATCCTGTATGGCGTTGTACGGAAGATCATCGAAAGCTTGGGCTCCTCCACTCTCAAACAGATTGGATCCATCTGGGGTGTCAAAGATGATCTCGAAAAAATGAACAACACTGTTCTCGCTATTCAAGCTGTACTTGAAGATGCAGAGCAACAGGTCCAGAACCACCAAGACGAGCACTGGCTCATGAAGCTCAGAGAAGTAGTTTTTGATGCCGATGACTTGCTGAGCGACTTCTCCACTCATGTGTTTCGGCGTAAGGTGATGGGTGGTGATAAAATGGCAAAGAAGGTACGcgttttcttttcaagttcaaaCCAAATAGTTTTTAGTCTTAAGATGGCTTGCAAAATAAAAGCCATGAGGGAGAGGCTTAATGATATAGCATATAATAGGAACAATTTCCAGTTGATACAGCGTCCTTTAGAGACACAGGCTGTGACTAGGGAGAGGGAAACAAAGCTTGCGATGGGGGAGAGGGAAACTCACTCATTTGTACGTAAAGAAGAAGTTATTGGGAGAGAGGAGGATAAGATGGCCATCATAGGTCTATTGCAAGACTCTGATGTGGAAAAGAATGTTTCCTTTATAGCCATAGTGGGAATCGGAGGGCTAGGGAAGTCCACACTTGCTCAATATATATACAATGATGAGATGGTCAATGctcattttgaattgaaaatgtGGGTCTGTGTCTCTGATGTCTTTGATGTGAAAACCATTGTTGAAAATATGATTACATctgcaactaaaaaaaaacccgaaagCCTGCTAATGGAACATTTGCAAGATGAACTTCGCATAATTctcaatcaaaaaatttatttacttgcGTTGGATGATGTGTGGAATGAGAACAAAGCAACATGGGGTAAATTGAAAGCACTTTTGTTGGATGGAAAAAAGGGAAGTAAGGTGGTGATTACTACACGGACCAAATTGGTTGCAGATGTTACTAGCCCATTCTCACAATATTATCTAAGAGGCCTGTCAGATGATCAATCTTGGGCTTTGTTGAAGCAAATGGCGtttgaagaaggaaaagagacCATCAATAGCGATTTTGAAGTAATTG CACAAGGGTTGATCCAATCACCAGATGAGAACTTACTACTAGTGGATGTTGCTGATGATTACTTCAAAGAGCTACTTTGGAGATCATTTTTCCAAGAAGTAGGAGAAGATGAGGGCATGACTAGGAGGTTTAAGATGCATGATTTAATCCATGATCTTGCACAATCAGTCTCAAAGA AAAGAACAAGAGGATTTCAAATGGGAAGAATGGAGGGAAGAAGAAAGC TTATTCTTGACGATTCAAAAGTTGGTACACAAGGTTCTTCTAGACAAAATATGGCTGATTCAACCATGGATgatgaaaagacaaaaaagtaG